Proteins co-encoded in one Arachis hypogaea cultivar Tifrunner chromosome 11, arahy.Tifrunner.gnm2.J5K5, whole genome shotgun sequence genomic window:
- the LOC112721709 gene encoding uncharacterized protein: MSAASNSSEPSSVAPTIYEDPSDPNHEYEDSTRLHLLAKDVHNLPEGLRIVVNFDKHHSAIGEVVGLLAGVCGQLATDCARFCFKVSDNLSKRFLLQSLGKIWREHRIKLWNDFYDPRLSKTEIINNAPEDIAPDQWALFVEYRLKPETQKFCKRNQEIRQKQIIPYTSGAKSIARRRAELTEEMGKEVSRVQMWDITHKKIDGSYVNEKAKEIAEKIEVHSSQQPMELTVNSPLDALGVVFGKEHPGRVRGLGMEAVPTISFKNNTTRISQIDLVGYR, translated from the exons ATGTCGGCAGCTTCAAATTCTTCTGAGCCATCATCAGTTGCTCCAACTATATATGAGGATCCATCCGATCCTAATC ATGAATACGAAGATAGTACACGCCTTCATTTATTAGCGAAGGATGTGCATAATTTGCCAGAAGGTTTGCGCATAGTTGTCAATTTTGATAAACATCATTCAGCAATAGGAGAAGTAGTTGGACTCCTTGCAGGAGTTTGTGGACAATTGGCCACTGATTGT GCTCGATTTTGCTTCAAAGTGAGTGATAACTTGTCCAAACGTTTTTTGCTCCAATCGCTTGGCAAAATATGGAGGGAACATAGGATAAAGCTTTGGAATGATTTTTATGATCCAAGGTTGAGTAAAACCGAGATCATAAATAATGCACCAGAAGATATTGCTCCTGATCAATGGGCTTTATTCGTAGAATATCGTTTGAAGCCTGAAACTCAG AAATTTTGTAAAAGGAATCAAGAAATTCGGCAAAAACAAATAATTCCTTATACTTCAGGTGCTAAATCAATTGCAAGAAGAAGGGCTGAATTG ACGGAAGAGATGGGAAAAGAAGTTAGTAGGGTTCAAATGTGGGACATCACTCACAAGAAAATAGATGGAAGTTATGTTAATGAAAAGGCTAAAGAAATAGCG gaGAAGATTGAAGTACATAGCAGCCAACAACCGATGGAATTAACTGTTAATTCTCCTCTTGATGCTCTTGGAGTAGTTTTTGGGAAAGAGCACCCTGGTCGTGTTCGAGGTTTAGGTATGGAAGCTGTTCCAACAATTTCTTTCAAGAACAACACTACAAGGATTAGTCAAATAGATTTAG TTGGATACCGTTAA